ACGGAACCGTCGTTGGAAACAGAAATTGGAATACCGTCTCGTTCCGGACCGACTTCAGATTTCTCCGCATCGATCTCCATAACAACATGGCCTTCGGGACTGATGCGAGGTGTGACGCCTAGCAAAAGCCCAACGTCTTCCAGTTCGAGGCTGTTAATTTGTCCCAGTTGAGTCAATTGGCTGTTCACGATTCGGGGCACGCGTTCCCCGACCTGAATAAATGCCTGCTGGTTGTCCAGTGTCATGATTTGCGGACGGCTGAGAACTTCCATGCTGCCGCTTTGGTCCAATGCTCGCAGCAGCACGCTAACGTTTTCGCTGCTGGCAGAAAGGACCAGTCCGCCATATTCCAAATCACTGTTCACTCGGCCCAAACTAAAGTGCGACAACGCCTGACCGGCCACGGTCCCGGATGTGGCGCGGGATTGAGTGCTGCCGCTGTTGCCCAAAGGATTGTTGTTGAAGTCGAAGCCTGGCGAATTGGTAGCTCCGACAATATTCTGACTGGTCGTTGTGACAACTCCAGCCGCCGTTGATTCTGCTGCGGTGACGGTTGTCGTCAGGAGTTCACCCAGCAAGCTGCGATCAAACAACAGACTGTCCTGCAGTCCAAGCTCCACGCCGAATTCATGAAAGTTGTCCAGGTCGACCTCAGCCAGAATGACTTGAATCATTACCTGAGGCGGCTGCTCGTCGAGGTCTTCGACAAGCTCCAGAATCTGTTCGAAGTAGCGAGGCGTAGCGCTGATGATCAGGGAGTTGCGTACGGGTTCCGGCACGACCACGACTTCCTGTTCGATCTGCTGAAATGGATTTAATCGTCCAGGAGCCGCCTGACTAACAATGCGTTCGCTGCGTAGAAAGTCGTTGACTGCTCGAGCGACATCAGTGGCAGGCGAGTTCTTCAGGCGATAGACGCGATTGACTCGATCCTGAGATTCCGTCTGATCCAATCTCAGCAGTAGCGCTTCAATAATTTGCAGGTCACCGCTTGTCCCCGTGGCAACAATCGTGTTGGTACGAACGTCGACGGAGAAACGAACGGGAACCAGCGATGATTCGCCGTCGGCTGTGGCCAACTGAGGTACCGTCGACGTTGTGGCTACCGGAAACAGCGAACGCAGAAGCAGGACCATCTCGCTGGCGTCGCCATTGTGAACTTCGAAGACCTTAATCTGAGCTGAGGCGGCTGGTGATTCGTCCAGCTGTTCGATCAGACGCTCAATCAGCGGCAAACTTTCTTCCGGCCCCGTGATAAAGATACTGTTGGTTCGAACGTCTGGTGTCAGCGTTACGCTGTCCAGCAGTCCCGACGTAACTACTCGCTGGCCATCCGGCTGGACAAGCAACATTTCCAGGGCTGCCGAACGTCGTCCAGTCGTACCGCCTCGCGCCGCAGTGATGGCCGATGTAATCGTTGAAGCTACGTCGGTCGCAAGAGAATTCTTTAGACGCACCATCTTGGCCTGATTGACCGAAGCGGCCGATCCCACATCCAGTCTCTGAATTAGCTGAGCCACCTCTTCCATATCGCGAGGCGATGCGTTCACGATCAGGCTGTTGGTCCGCGGATTCGATGACACGTTCACGTCCGGCCCCATGCCGCCGCGACCGTTCAGAAATTCCGTGATGATCTGTGTTACTTCAGCCACCGGGGCAAAGCGAAGCGGAAAGACTTTCATTTGTGTGCCCGGCGAAACCGGCTTGTCCAGCTTGCGGATCAGCTGTTTGGCCGCATTGACGGCTTCTCCCCAGCCGATGAGCAGCAACGCATTCGGCTTCACGAGTGGCGTGATTGAAATGCGTCCCTGCAACGGACCAGTGAGTTCGTCCATGACGTCTTCGATGACGTCATTCAGCGCACCGTCCTGAACATGCTGCAGAAAGTAGACTTCGATTTCCGGCGCGGTTTCGTCACTCAGCTTTTCAATTTCCTGAATGATGCGCACCAGTTCTTCGACGTCGGGATCGCGTCCTCGCAGGATCAACACATCCAGATCCGGCAACGGTTGCACCGTGACATCACTCGATGGACGCCGCAAACCAGCGTCTGAATTGTCAGGCGGAGGCGCTGTTCCGAGTGCGTTGGCTGGGCCAGCTTTGTTGGCATCGTCATCCACTTGCTGAACAAACCCGGCCGGTCGAACTCGCAGGTTGGCCCACAAGTCAGCCGTTGAACTCTGAGCGTTCTCCATTACTTCGCCGGAACCGGATGTCTGCTTCCACAGGTTAATGGCTTTGTTCAAAACATCCGGTGACACATTTTTTAGCGGCACAAAACGGAACGATTGTCCCGTCGTTCGGCTTTGAGAATCTTCGAAACGCTGGATCAACGCCGCGAACTGGCGGACCAGAGTGCGATCGCCCTGCAACTGACAAACATGCGTGTCGGTGTCGAACGACAGCATGGCGGTTGACGTTTCATTGGTTGTGTACCGAAAGCGATTGCTGTTTAGATCCTGCAGTTGAGTGCCCAACAGTCGCTTCAGCGCCTGTTGACATTGTTGAGCTGTGATTTGCTGCAGTCGGATTGATTTGGATTCCGTGGTCGACGAAACAGCCGTGACAGTTGACTGAGGGAAAAGCACCGACGGATCAGCCACCTCAACAGGCACAGCACGGGTACTCGACGGCCACTGTCCCAGGCGTTGCGATGGTGTAGCGTTTTGTGTTTGGCTTTGTGAAGTTAACAGCTTTTCGAGCGCCTGATGCCTGGCCGGAGTCGCCACGACGAAGACCAAGCCCCGTTGCTGATCTGAGGTGATCTTTGCGTCTGGTCCGGCGATCTCGCGAATCTGCGGCAGCCGTTGCGGCAATGCCTGCGCGGAAACGGAATAGCTTTTCAAAACAGCCGCTTCGAATGCGGCGCGGGGAAGGACGGACGGGGCGGCGGTCTGAACGGCCGACGGTTTGTCGACTTCTTTGATTAACTGACTCGCCAACTGCTGGACGGTGGGTCCACCGCTGACGACCACTTGTTTCTGTTCTGCGTCGGCAATCACGCGAACACCGGCCGCCTGGTCGCCGAGCAATTCGCTCAGCATACGGCGCACTTCAACGGGCGCAACGTGCTTCACCGAATAGATGCGGAAAGATTGTTCTTCCCACTGCCCGCCTGCATTGCTGCAGGTCGCGCCAATGACCATCACTGTGGCGATAGCCGTGGCCATACTGTGCCACCATTGTTTCATTCCGCCGCTCCCTGGAACATGACCGTTTCAGGAGACCGACCACTGTCGATTTCCCGGAGTCCAATGCGACAACGTAGTTCGCGGCTGCCTGCCCGACAACGGCGAATGGCATGACCGATCACTGGAGACCGGTTTCATTGCTGCGGTCCTTGCCGTCAGCGGCAGATGCTGCTGTTGAGATTCCTGGCGCAGCAGATAGGGATGTGGGCTGGCGAACTGATTCCTGCGGAATCTGCGGGAGCATCGGCGTCGGCACACTGCCGCCCACGCTC
This DNA window, taken from Fuerstiella marisgermanici, encodes the following:
- a CDS encoding secretin N-terminal domain-containing protein is translated as MKQWWHSMATAIATVMVIGATCSNAGGQWEEQSFRIYSVKHVAPVEVRRMLSELLGDQAAGVRVIADAEQKQVVVSGGPTVQQLASQLIKEVDKPSAVQTAAPSVLPRAAFEAAVLKSYSVSAQALPQRLPQIREIAGPDAKITSDQQRGLVFVVATPARHQALEKLLTSQSQTQNATPSQRLGQWPSSTRAVPVEVADPSVLFPQSTVTAVSSTTESKSIRLQQITAQQCQQALKRLLGTQLQDLNSNRFRYTTNETSTAMLSFDTDTHVCQLQGDRTLVRQFAALIQRFEDSQSRTTGQSFRFVPLKNVSPDVLNKAINLWKQTSGSGEVMENAQSSTADLWANLRVRPAGFVQQVDDDANKAGPANALGTAPPPDNSDAGLRRPSSDVTVQPLPDLDVLILRGRDPDVEELVRIIQEIEKLSDETAPEIEVYFLQHVQDGALNDVIEDVMDELTGPLQGRISITPLVKPNALLLIGWGEAVNAAKQLIRKLDKPVSPGTQMKVFPLRFAPVAEVTQIITEFLNGRGGMGPDVNVSSNPRTNSLIVNASPRDMEEVAQLIQRLDVGSAASVNQAKMVRLKNSLATDVASTITSAITAARGGTTGRRSAALEMLLVQPDGQRVVTSGLLDSVTLTPDVRTNSIFITGPEESLPLIERLIEQLDESPAASAQIKVFEVHNGDASEMVLLLRSLFPVATTSTVPQLATADGESSLVPVRFSVDVRTNTIVATGTSGDLQIIEALLLRLDQTESQDRVNRVYRLKNSPATDVARAVNDFLRSERIVSQAAPGRLNPFQQIEQEVVVVPEPVRNSLIISATPRYFEQILELVEDLDEQPPQVMIQVILAEVDLDNFHEFGVELGLQDSLLFDRSLLGELLTTTVTAAESTAAGVVTTTSQNIVGATNSPGFDFNNNPLGNSGSTQSRATSGTVAGQALSHFSLGRVNSDLEYGGLVLSASSENVSVLLRALDQSGSMEVLSRPQIMTLDNQQAFIQVGERVPRIVNSQLTQLGQINSLELEDVGLLLGVTPRISPEGHVVMEIDAEKSEVGPERDGIPISVSNDGSVIRSPRVEVTTAQTTVSAASGQTIVIGGLITNSNQTLSRRVPWLGDLPLLGNLFRYDGHTNRRTELLIILTPHVIAGRSEAEYLKQVEMSRMSWVSSDVFEWLDAGPDTVGSMNDDGVPVIFPDGAPVIELAPIPNTTPTQQQYLHQKDGMDVPPTPSENPGLPIPELQSRSSSQSVQQVAFAEQQKSDVTSPDNEPQTAINALANGQVDSTTSVRNADMKVEKTVSVSRTGSAIKAPEKPEKKSRFGWLWKAK